Proteins co-encoded in one Neovison vison isolate M4711 chromosome 9, ASM_NN_V1, whole genome shotgun sequence genomic window:
- the ENTR1 gene encoding endosome-associated-trafficking regulator 1 translates to MAGYARRPGVPPLSRARSLVIPDAPAFSERRSCLPQLDCERPRGGGLDSHFLGIRPTFMCYVPSPVLASVGDTDFGYGKGKCTKQGLPGAQETHFGDDKLEDLAEANPFSFKEFLKTKNLSLSGEDPGNNRIYSKEATRHTLGLGRNSPTSQTVGYGLEYQQPFFEDPTGAGDLLDEDEDEDEDDGWNGAYLPSTVEQSRPSGVTASTSPCSTYISFFSTPSELVGPETLPPWTLSDSESRASPPGSPSTDFAAHGESLGDRHLRTLQISYEALKDENSKLRRKLTEVQSFSETQTEMVRTLERKLEAKMIKEESDYHDLESVVQQVEQNLELMTKRAMKAENHVMKLKQEISLLQAQVSNFKRENEALRSGQGASLAVVKQNTDVALQNLRVVMNNAHSSIKQLVSGAETLNLVAEILKSIDRISEIRDEEES, encoded by the exons ATGGCTGGCTATGCGCGCCGCCCGGGCGTCCCCCCGCTGTCCCGAGCCCGGAGCCTCGTCATTCCGGATG CCCCCGCGTTCTCTGAGCGCCGGTCCTGTCTGCCCCAGCTAGACTGTGAGCGTCCCCGTGGCGGGGGCCTGGACTCCCACTTCCTCGGCATTCGGCCGACGTTTATGTGCTATGTGCCCAGCCCGGTGCTAGCTTCCGTGGGAGACACAG ATTTTGGCTACGGAAAGGGGAAATGTACTAAGCAAGGTCTGCCAGGAGcccaagagacacattttggag ACGATAAACTTGAAGACCTTGCAGAGGCCAATCCGTTCTCCTTTAAAGAGTTTCTAAAAACCAAGAACCTCAGCTTGTCAGGAGAGGATCCAGGCAACAACAGAATTTATTCAAAG GAAGCCACGAGACACACACTGGGACTTGGCCGCAACTCCCCGACCTCCCAGACCGTGGGGTATGGCCTGGAATATCAGCAGCCATTTTTTGAAGACCCCACAGGGGCTGGTGATCTTCTGGACGAGGACGAAGACGAGGATGAGGACGACGGGTGGAACGGAGCCTACTTGCCGTCCACTGTGGAGCAGAGCCGCCCCTCGGGGGTCACCGCCAGCACATCACCCTGCAGCacatacatttcctttttctccaccccGTCGGAGCTGGTGGGGCCTGAGACCCTGCCCCCGTGGACGCTGAGCGACTCTGAGTCTCGTGCCTCTCCACCAGGGAGCCCCAGCACGGACTTTGCGGCCCACGGAGAGTCCCTGGGAGATAGGCATCTCCGGACACTGCAGATTAGCTACGAAGCA TTGAAAGATGAAAACTCAAAGCTGAGAAGAAAGCTGACAGAGGTCCAGAGCTTCTCTGAGACTCAAACAGAAAT GGTGAGGACACTGGAGCGAAAGCTGGAAGCGAAAATGATCAAGGAGGAAAGTGATTACCACGATCTGGAGTCCGTGGTCCAGCAGGTGGAGCAGAACCTGGAGCTGATGACG AAACGGGCTATGAAGGCAGAAAATCACGTCATGAAGCTGAAACAGGAGATCAGCTTGCTCCAG GCACAGGTCTCCAACTTCAAGCGTGAGAATGAAGCCTTGCGCTCCGGCCAGGGCGCCAGCCTGGCGGTGGTCAAGCAAAACACCGATGTGGCCTTGCAGAACCTCCGTGTCGTCATGAACAATGCCCACTCCTCAATAAA GCAGCTGGTTTCGGGAGCTGAAACGTTGAATCTTGTTGCTGAAATCCTTAAATCTATAGACAGAATTTCTGAAATTAGAGATGAGGAGGAGTCTTGA